The Anomalospiza imberbis isolate Cuckoo-Finch-1a 21T00152 chromosome 27, ASM3175350v1, whole genome shotgun sequence genome segment GGTGGGGGGTTTGGGACCTCTGTCCTTCCTCACAGCCACTCCTGGCAGGCCAAGACAAAGGGGCTGCAGAGCGGGGTGGACATCGGCGTTAAGTActcagagaagcagcagaggaatTTCGACGAGGCCAAGATGAAGGCTGGGCAGTGTGTGATCGGGCTGCAGGTGGGCTGCTGCACAGGGTCCCATGGGTGGGAGGGCTGGGCAAAGGGTGCCCAGTTCTGTCAAGTTTTCAGCACTGTCACAGCTCCAAGTGTTGCTGGAGGGACCTAAGGCGTGAGGTGCCTCAAGTGTCCTTGGGATCTGGGACCATCTTGGCTCTGTGTCCAGCACTCAATGGCTGGGAGCCTGAGATAGGTTACGGAGCACTGGCTGTGCTCCTCAGGCTGGGGGGATAGGAACGGGGGAGAAGGGGCACATGTGGGGCAGCACACATTCCTCACCAGACCCCTTTGTCAGATGGGCACAAACAAGTGTGCCAGCCAGTCCGGCATGACGGCCTATGGTACCCGGAGGCACCTCTACGATCCCAAAAATCAGATCCTGCCACCCATGGACCACTCCACCATCAGCCTCCAGATGGGCACTAATAAGTGTGCCAGTCAGGTGAGCCCCCATGccgggctggggagggatggGAGGGCCACAGCTGAGCCTGCTCCATCCTGTCCTTCCTTCCAGGTGGGCatgacagctcctggcaccagGAGACACATCTATGATGCCAAGATGGGGACAGAAAAGTGTGACAACTCCTCCATGTCGCTGCAGATGGGCTCCAACCAGGGCGCCAACCAGAGTGGGCAGGTCTTTGGCCTCGGCCGCCAAATCTACGACCCCAAGTACTGCCCACAGGGCAGCCAGGGCGAGGTGGCCAACGCTGCAGATGACCAGAGCAGGGACCTGCCCGGGTACCACTACTactgtgaggaggaggagagctaCTGAGCGGGATGGCTCAGCCCCACCTGCACCATCTCATGTACAGCCTCACTGCCAGCCACATTCCAGCCTCCGCTTTCATCATTCCctcttttaaaacttttttttgaCTTTGGAAATTAATCTATTTTTCTGAGCTAGGAAATAAAGACCCTGTTTCTAGAGAGGAGCCCAGCTGATTCCCCCAGAGCTCCAAGACCCTGGGCCAGCAGGAAGGTGGCAGATGTTCCAGCATCTGGGAGGGGACAGTGTCACCTCTCATGCATCCAGCACCCACCACATACCCCTGTGATGACCCTGGATCCCTGAGCAAGGAGCAGGAGTGGCTACCCATGCT includes the following:
- the CNN2 gene encoding calponin-2, translating into MSSSQFNKGPSYGLSAEVKNRLAQKYDPQKEAELRTWINSVTGKQIGPDFQKGLKDGVILCELMNRLQPNSVRKINHSAQNWHQLENLSNFIKAMASYGMNPVDLFEANDLFESGNLTQVQVSLLALAGMAKTKGLQSGVDIGVKYSEKQQRNFDEAKMKAGQCVIGLQMGTNKCASQSGMTAYGTRRHLYDPKNQILPPMDHSTISLQMGTNKCASQVGMTAPGTRRHIYDAKMGTEKCDNSSMSLQMGSNQGANQSGQVFGLGRQIYDPKYCPQGSQGEVANAADDQSRDLPGYHYYCEEEESY